From Lolium perenne isolate Kyuss_39 chromosome 5, Kyuss_2.0, whole genome shotgun sequence, a single genomic window includes:
- the LOC127298350 gene encoding tau-cadinol synthase-like — translation MAYSQGATVPNTAPVFHPTVWGDFFIDYSPEILQMSEEWMTDRSNQLKENVLVILEACSTTIDKLNLVDTLQHLSIDHHFDEQIVSILRNIHASESNSSNLHEVALRFRLLRQHGLWVSPDVFNKFKDEDGAFNVGISNDPRGLLSLYNASYLLTHGETELEESILFARKHLESMESNLKPPLAEQVRRSLHLPLPKTLKRVEALHYMSEYKYESMHNSSILEFAKLDFNLLQHLHLKELKALSRWWRDLYREVGLTYSRDRVVECYLWSYTAYCEKKYSRARIILAKIVAIIIMTDDTYDVRASLMECRQLNEAIQRWEESAISLLPEYLKNFYLKLISTFKEFEDELKPDEKYRVSFSIKAFQILSINYLQEAEWSHHNYKPRFNNQVEVSSICSGAPLACVGLFVGMGDTATKEVLDWALGCTDAVKASAVVTRLMNDLASFKRGKNKNDVASSVECYISEHGVTGDVAIAKIGSMIEDAWKTTNHARFELAELFPAVQLVANVSISMWFMYANQKDSFTFSNGLDGTIRRLFLNPIRF, via the exons ATGGCTTACTCCCAAGGTGCAACCGTTCCAAACACGGCGCCTGTGTTTCATCCAACAGTATGGGGTGACTTCTTCATCGACTACAGTCCAGAAATATTACAG ATGTCCGAGGAATGGATGACAGATAGGTCCAATCAATTGAAGGAGAATGTGCTTGTGATACTTGAGGCTTGCAGTACTACAATTGATAAACTGAACCTTGTGGACACTCTCCAACATCTAAGTATAGATCATCATTTCGATGAACAAATTGTCTCCATATTAAGAAACATACATGCTTCTGAATCCAATAGCTCCAACCTTCATGAGGTCGCTCTTCGATTCCGCTTACTGAGGCAACATGGACTCTGGGTATCTCCAG ATGTATTCAACAAGTTCAAAGACGAAGATGGGGCGTTCAATGTTGGCATAAGTAATGACCCAAGGGGACTCCTAAGTTTATACAACGCATCATATCTTTTAACACATGGAGAGACGGAGCTTGAAGAAAGTATCTTGTTTGCAAGGAAACACCTTGAGTCAATGGAAAGCAACCTCAAGCCCCCATTGGCTGAGCAAGTCAGGCGTTCTCTTCACTTACCACTACCTAAGACTTTGAAGAGAGTAGAGGCGCTGCATTATATGTCAGAATACAAATACGAGTCTATGCACAATTCTTCAATTCTAGAATTTGCAAAACTGGATTTTAACCTTCTGCAACATCTCCACTTAAAGGAGCTCAAGGCTCTCTCGAG GTGGTGGAGAGATCTTTACAGAGAAGTGGGGCTAACTTACTCACGAGACCGTGTAGTGGAGTGCTACTTGTGGTCATACACAGCATACTGTGAGAAAAAGTATTCGCGTGCAAGAATTATTCTAGCCAAAATAGTCGCAATAATAATCATGACAGATGACACTTATGATGTGCGTGCTAGTTTGATGGAGTGTAGACAACTCAATGAAGCTATACAAAG ATGGGAGGAGAGTGCCATTTCTCTTCTACCAGAGTACCTCAAGAATTTCTACCTCAAGCTGATAAGCACATTTAAAGAGTTTGAAGACGAGTTGAAACCAGATGAGAAGTATCGTGTCTCTTTTAGCATAAAAGCG TTTCAAATATTATCAATTAACTATCTCCAAGAAGCCGAATGGTCTCACCATAATTACAAGCCAAGATTTAATAATCAAGTGGAGGTATCTAGTATATGCTCTGGTGCACCACTAGCATGTGTTGGCTTGTTTGTTGGTATGGGTGATACTGCAACCAAGGAGGTACTCGACTGGGCACTCGGTTGTACAGATGCTGTCAAGGCTTCTGCAGTGGTGACAAGATTAATGAATGACCTTGCTTCATTTAAG CGTGGAAAGAACAAAAATGATGTGGCCAGTTCAGTGGAGTGTTACATTAGTGAGCATGGTGTGACAGGTGATGTTGCCATTGCCAAGATAGGTTCTATGATTGAAGACGCATGGAAGACTACAAACCATGCACGCTTTGAGCTCGCTGAGCTATTTCCTGCAGTACAACTAGTCGCGAATGTATCAATCAGCATGTGGTTCATGTATGCCAACCAGAAGGACTCTTTTACATTCAGCAATGGCCTTGACGGGACGATTAGGCGCCTTTTTCTCAATCCTATTCGCTTCTAG